From the genome of Cellvibrio japonicus Ueda107, one region includes:
- a CDS encoding ester cyclase gives MSLSSVFLPFCRSPRSPSRPTPLTPAPESARVSALLKAALCGSAQDFQEQIHPHIRCVGFPEFTPHNREELFGFFNYLLEVFAEPQLTIEELPGTAQQATVEFCVRGRHREEFMGLPATGGQLQLCAQLMVRTEAEVITDMWICDKRISLTTTTGSVYRLHLPREQQEHPLR, from the coding sequence ATGTCACTCTCTTCTGTTTTCCTGCCTTTTTGCCGCTCGCCCCGGTCACCCAGCCGCCCAACGCCACTCACTCCAGCGCCGGAATCCGCCCGGGTGAGCGCCCTGTTAAAAGCGGCCCTGTGCGGCAGTGCACAGGATTTCCAGGAGCAAATTCACCCGCACATTCGCTGTGTTGGCTTTCCCGAATTCACGCCGCACAATCGCGAGGAATTGTTCGGCTTTTTCAATTACCTGCTGGAAGTGTTTGCCGAACCGCAATTAACCATCGAAGAACTGCCCGGTACTGCACAGCAGGCGACGGTGGAATTTTGTGTACGCGGGCGACATCGGGAAGAATTTATGGGATTACCGGCCACTGGCGGCCAATTGCAACTCTGCGCGCAATTGATGGTGCGCACGGAGGCGGAGGTGATAACAGACATGTGGATCTGCGATAAACGCATCAGCCTGACAACCACCACCGGCAGCGTGTATCGCTTGCACCTGCCGCGCGAACAACAGGAGCATCCTCTGCGATAA
- a CDS encoding peptidase domain-containing ABC transporter, with product MNMSPEQSVKQTATSPDQLLNFSGAHSLPMIHQTEAAECGLACLAMIASFHGYETDLAYLRQRIQVSSHGTNLKNLMEMAGRLHLAGRALKLNSDSLGGLQLPCVLHWDLNHFVVLKAVKSRKAIIHDPASGEKTLTKEEFDKHFTGIALELTPTSKFEVADTRKHLKLHHFWSRISGLKRSLLQILVLSLLLQVFAIISPYYMQTVVDDVILRNDDNLLLVLALGFGLLLLIETGTHVLRQWVMLYLSSRLNIQMAANLFRHLIRLPMSYFSTRHMGDVVSRFGSLQNVRELLTTSLVAAVVDGIMAVITLTVMFFYSIKLTLLVLIVVLLYAALRFALYKPLRLLTEEQIIAQARHDTHFMESVRAVQTIKLFQRENDRQGQWQNRLADTINQGIRITRWNIGYDTINRLLFGIENLLVIYFAATAVMGNIFSVGMLYAFLSYKSRFVSSMDTLIATWIELKMLGLHLDRLSDIVFTETEEQDDLLPSQSSTRPLAGKIEVRNLSFQYGETEGPTFQNLNFIIEPGETVAITGPSGCGKTTLLKCLMGLLQPTEGEILIDDRPLKQVLDYRRHIAGVMQRNLP from the coding sequence ATGAATATGTCACCGGAGCAAAGCGTAAAACAAACAGCAACGAGCCCCGATCAACTGTTGAATTTCAGTGGTGCTCACAGCCTGCCGATGATTCATCAAACCGAAGCGGCCGAATGCGGATTAGCATGCCTGGCCATGATCGCCAGTTTCCATGGTTATGAAACTGATCTGGCATACCTAAGACAACGGATTCAAGTATCCAGTCACGGCACCAACCTGAAAAACCTGATGGAGATGGCAGGACGACTGCACTTGGCAGGTCGCGCGCTGAAATTAAATTCAGATTCCCTTGGAGGACTTCAACTGCCTTGTGTATTGCATTGGGACTTAAACCATTTTGTGGTACTGAAAGCAGTAAAAAGTCGTAAAGCGATTATCCACGACCCGGCAAGCGGAGAGAAAACGCTAACAAAAGAGGAATTTGATAAACACTTCACCGGCATCGCCCTCGAACTAACACCCACCAGCAAATTCGAAGTAGCAGACACAAGAAAACACTTGAAGCTACATCACTTCTGGTCACGTATTAGCGGTTTAAAACGCAGTCTGTTACAGATACTGGTACTGTCACTGCTATTGCAAGTATTTGCCATTATCAGCCCCTATTACATGCAAACGGTGGTCGATGACGTTATCCTCAGAAATGATGACAACCTGTTGCTGGTACTGGCCCTGGGTTTCGGGCTGCTGCTATTAATAGAGACGGGTACCCATGTACTACGCCAATGGGTGATGCTTTATCTGTCCAGCCGTTTGAATATACAAATGGCGGCTAACCTGTTCCGCCATCTGATTCGCCTGCCCATGAGCTACTTTTCCACTCGCCATATGGGAGATGTCGTATCTCGCTTTGGTTCCTTACAGAATGTGCGAGAGCTGCTTACCACCAGCCTGGTAGCAGCTGTGGTAGATGGCATTATGGCCGTCATAACCCTAACAGTAATGTTCTTTTACAGCATTAAACTCACCTTATTAGTGCTCATTGTGGTGTTGCTCTACGCTGCCTTGCGCTTTGCACTTTATAAACCCTTACGACTGCTGACCGAAGAACAGATTATTGCCCAAGCCAGACACGATACCCACTTTATGGAATCCGTGCGTGCGGTTCAAACAATCAAACTGTTTCAGCGCGAAAATGATCGCCAAGGGCAATGGCAAAACCGTCTGGCCGATACTATCAACCAGGGAATACGCATCACCCGCTGGAATATTGGTTACGACACGATAAACCGCTTGCTCTTTGGCATCGAAAATCTGCTGGTGATTTACTTTGCTGCTACCGCTGTTATGGGCAATATTTTTTCAGTAGGTATGCTCTACGCTTTTTTGAGTTACAAAAGCCGCTTTGTTAGCTCCATGGATACACTGATTGCTACATGGATTGAACTGAAAATGCTCGGTCTGCACCTGGATCGTCTATCCGATATCGTATTTACCGAAACTGAAGAACAGGATGATCTATTGCCAAGCCAATCATCCACACGGCCACTTGCCGGAAAAATTGAAGTGCGAAATCTCAGCTTCCAGTATGGCGAAACTGAGGGGCCAACGTTTCAAAACCTGAACTTCATCATAGAACCCGGTGAAACAGTCGCCATCACCGGCCCCAGTGGCTGTGGAAAAACCACCCTGCTCAAATGCCTGATGGGTTTACTGCAGCCTACAGAAGGCGAAATCCTGATTGATGATCGCCCCCTCAAGCAAGTTCTTGATTACCGCCGCCATATTGCTGGTGTGATGCAAAGGAACTTGCCATAA
- a CDS encoding HlyD family secretion protein: MNNECSPTQKAPLFREQVIKQKSDRLHGDVLLLPQVSHSVLIALLLVWLLALAVWLTTSTYARKETVVGWLEPPTGVVRLYPEASGQVKKILVKEGDKVQAGQPLIIINGDRILADGGNLESRLLEEYESQRRLLTEQIERADRTQQDRENSLRRQIESIKHNLSLMDEQLATLDARHILIKNQIERYRPKIEKGHISRLEYDQVLSQELSVRSDKQGLLREISNQKDLLSQRHTDLRLLAQEAANSLDQLQARMSELAQQIAQLQGQRAHIITATRAGIVNNLQAREGQFVSSTNPVPLLTLADSASPLVAHLLVPVRAAGFIASGQRLDIRYDAFPYQKFGLYQGEIESVAKTPLLPGELLNTPVTLQEPVYRVEARLYEQGVNAYGQSIPLRSGMTLTADVELAERRLWQWLLEPIYSLKGRL; encoded by the coding sequence ATGAACAACGAATGTTCTCCCACTCAGAAAGCTCCGCTTTTTCGAGAGCAAGTCATCAAACAAAAAAGCGACCGGTTGCACGGTGATGTACTGCTTCTGCCGCAGGTGAGCCACTCTGTATTGATTGCTTTGTTGCTGGTTTGGTTACTGGCCTTAGCTGTTTGGCTTACTACCAGTACTTATGCGCGAAAAGAAACGGTGGTTGGCTGGTTAGAACCACCCACCGGGGTTGTCAGGCTGTACCCGGAAGCATCCGGTCAAGTCAAGAAAATCCTGGTGAAAGAAGGTGATAAGGTACAAGCAGGCCAGCCATTAATAATTATCAATGGCGACAGGATATTAGCCGATGGTGGCAACCTCGAAAGTCGCCTGCTGGAAGAATATGAAAGCCAGCGTCGCTTGCTCACAGAACAAATTGAGCGCGCAGACCGAACTCAGCAGGATCGAGAAAACAGTCTGCGGCGGCAGATTGAATCCATTAAGCACAACCTGAGCCTGATGGATGAACAATTGGCTACACTAGATGCTCGCCACATCCTGATAAAAAATCAAATCGAACGCTATCGTCCCAAGATTGAAAAAGGACATATTTCTCGCCTGGAGTACGATCAGGTACTCTCCCAAGAACTTTCTGTACGCAGCGATAAACAAGGCCTGTTACGGGAAATCAGCAATCAGAAAGATTTGCTGTCTCAGCGCCATACCGACCTTCGACTACTTGCACAGGAAGCTGCTAATAGCCTGGATCAATTGCAAGCACGGATGAGTGAACTTGCCCAGCAAATTGCTCAATTGCAAGGTCAGCGCGCCCATATCATTACCGCTACACGCGCAGGTATCGTGAATAACCTGCAAGCTCGTGAAGGTCAATTTGTCTCATCGACAAATCCTGTGCCCTTATTAACATTGGCTGATAGTGCCAGCCCTTTAGTCGCTCATTTGCTGGTGCCGGTGAGAGCAGCGGGTTTTATTGCATCAGGGCAGCGCCTGGATATTCGCTACGACGCCTTTCCCTATCAGAAATTTGGTCTCTATCAAGGTGAGATTGAGAGTGTGGCAAAAACACCCTTATTGCCAGGTGAGCTGCTAAACACCCCAGTCACCTTGCAAGAGCCGGTGTATCGGGTTGAAGCCCGTTTGTATGAGCAAGGGGTAAATGCCTATGGGCAATCAATCCCCCTAAGGTCCGGTATGACATTAACAGCTGACGTAGAACTGGCTGAGCGCCGTTTATGGCAATGGCTATTGGAGCCCATCTATAGTTTGAAAGGGCGCCTGTAA
- a CDS encoding rhomboid family intramembrane serine protease: MKFLIKNKNPIRSLLAILACGNIIIFYVISHGFWPTNTQEIFIFYNLICSLILFGLSRRQLSVEIMSDYMLVTRLLSTKKIRNSDIKSIEVQSYGAKKNGNMCRLGVNGSFPVIFTEDMFEDDRDYNALVKCLGWVEKKYSHHNEPSWKGIASACSKQLVTYSVVFIMIILNSILFFINKDDFLWIMDNFAFSKSTIEFREYYRFITAFFLHLNPVHLLINLISLGVLGGMLEQYFGRAKYFNILILSTFSGWIFSLAFSPFNLVVGASGGIFGLFGSYIALKILSKEALQPSVDPMPFWWAIIILIFQVISDLYIHNSDFYAHIGGVIGGSLYFIVSRFTIIKSIKTDKLISLVIFLLCIFSFFKFMH; the protein is encoded by the coding sequence ATGAAATTTTTAATAAAGAATAAAAACCCTATTAGGTCTCTGCTTGCCATCTTGGCCTGTGGAAATATTATTATTTTTTATGTCATTTCTCATGGTTTTTGGCCAACAAACACACAAGAGATATTTATTTTCTACAACCTGATTTGCTCTCTGATATTGTTCGGATTATCAAGGAGACAGTTATCCGTTGAGATAATGAGTGATTACATGCTAGTCACCAGGCTTTTATCAACAAAAAAAATTAGGAATTCAGATATAAAATCCATTGAAGTTCAATCCTATGGAGCAAAGAAGAATGGCAACATGTGTAGATTGGGTGTTAATGGGAGCTTTCCAGTAATATTTACTGAAGACATGTTCGAGGACGATAGAGACTATAATGCATTAGTGAAATGCTTGGGATGGGTTGAAAAAAAATACTCTCATCACAATGAACCTAGTTGGAAAGGAATAGCTTCTGCTTGCTCCAAGCAGCTTGTGACATACTCTGTCGTTTTTATAATGATTATATTAAATTCCATACTGTTCTTTATAAACAAAGATGATTTTTTATGGATAATGGATAATTTTGCGTTTTCAAAGAGTACAATTGAGTTCCGTGAATATTACAGATTTATAACTGCTTTTTTTCTACACTTAAACCCTGTACATCTATTGATTAATCTTATTTCTCTTGGCGTTCTTGGTGGAATGCTTGAGCAATATTTTGGCAGAGCTAAATACTTTAATATTCTCATTCTATCAACCTTTTCTGGTTGGATTTTTTCACTGGCATTTTCTCCGTTCAATTTAGTAGTTGGCGCATCCGGTGGAATTTTTGGTTTATTTGGATCATATATAGCCTTAAAAATTTTAAGCAAAGAGGCATTACAACCATCGGTTGACCCAATGCCTTTTTGGTGGGCAATTATTATTCTAATTTTTCAAGTCATATCAGATTTATATATTCATAATTCAGATTTCTATGCTCACATTGGAGGAGTTATTGGGGGGAGCTTATATTTTATTGTATCAAGATTTACTATTATAAAATCTATCAAAACAGATAAGTTAATTTCATTGGTTATTTTCTTATTATGTATTTTCTCTTTCTTTAAATTTATGCATTGA
- a CDS encoding LacI family DNA-binding transcriptional regulator, protein MPSKSLPPVSIADIARRAGVAESTVSRALNNNPMINAQTREKIQALAREMNYKLNTGARNLRLQRSHAISIVINAEVRDGQGFSDPFMMDMIGAIADELHRHHYSLLFSSPAITSDDWHAHLLGSKRSDGLIVIGAGRDDQPLRQLHEQGDAIVVWGAPRGDSNYCVVGSDNYQGGQLAATHLLSRDCKRLVFLGDITHPEIEQRFQGYVDRLTQAGHSTQERHRQSAFSIESGYAQVKSLLQQGLDFDGIFAASDNIAMGAIKALQAHGLDVPRDVSVVGFDDIPMAPYFTPPLTTIRQDIHRGGQLLVEKILARVNGDTVTSEQLKTELVVRSS, encoded by the coding sequence ATGCCCAGCAAATCCCTGCCACCGGTTTCCATTGCGGACATTGCCCGTCGCGCCGGGGTCGCTGAATCCACCGTTTCACGCGCGCTCAACAATAACCCCATGATCAACGCGCAAACGCGCGAAAAAATCCAGGCGCTGGCGCGCGAGATGAATTACAAGCTGAATACCGGGGCGCGCAACTTGCGCCTGCAGCGCAGCCACGCCATATCGATTGTGATTAACGCCGAGGTGCGCGACGGCCAGGGTTTTTCCGACCCGTTTATGATGGACATGATCGGCGCCATTGCCGATGAATTGCACCGCCATCACTACAGCCTGCTGTTTTCCAGCCCTGCCATTACCAGCGATGACTGGCACGCCCATTTGCTCGGCTCCAAGCGCTCCGATGGCCTGATCGTGATCGGTGCCGGCCGCGACGACCAGCCCCTGCGCCAATTGCACGAGCAGGGCGATGCCATTGTCGTTTGGGGCGCACCGCGCGGTGACAGCAATTACTGCGTCGTGGGCAGTGATAATTACCAGGGTGGCCAGCTTGCCGCCACCCATTTACTCAGCCGCGACTGCAAGCGCCTGGTATTCCTCGGCGACATTACCCACCCGGAAATCGAACAGCGCTTTCAAGGTTATGTTGACCGGCTTACCCAAGCCGGACACTCAACCCAGGAGCGCCATCGACAATCGGCGTTTTCCATTGAGTCAGGTTATGCACAGGTAAAATCCCTGTTGCAACAAGGGCTCGATTTCGATGGCATCTTTGCCGCCAGCGATAACATTGCCATGGGCGCCATCAAAGCCTTGCAAGCCCATGGCCTGGATGTCCCGCGCGATGTATCGGTGGTGGGCTTCGACGATATTCCCATGGCCCCCTACTTCACCCCGCCACTCACCACCATCCGCCAGGATATACATCGCGGAGGGCAATTATTGGTAGAAAAAATCCTCGCACGGGTTAATGGCGACACAGTCACCTCGGAACAACTGAAAACCGAATTGGTAGTCAGGAGTTCCTGA
- a CDS encoding sensor histidine kinase, with amino-acid sequence MKQLMALLALLSIHTHAQADMFAVFRNEDGSTRWQYVANTSAGILIITLAIVLGFLVRAHLRALRYNRALKDMKATLEERVVERTAQLQQSNENLHQREAYITGIVDSMPVMLIGLNKQLEITQWNRVAESITGRPIADVLGQNLWKAYSAITLTPEQVQQVLATKQTLQLKHHQRGQYSFDITVYALGEDNETGIVILVSDVTKQVNAETKLAERDKVSAMGELASAMAYDISLPINNIFSRVSSARQEIEAADLGEVKEFLLQEVETVRQSAHQATAIAHNLLDLARAHRDSKQPAAIAPIMDHAIELAGNLFTDSNGLSFKDINIHRQYADKLPLIPCFPAELQQVFVRVMRSAFYALNAYAQRDTFEPVIDLEISEFYETLWIKIHHNGKCLSAEEQLDIFQPYFSLTNHSSHTYPAEQRLSYSYFIITEHHRGQMAVTSTEENGTSFHIQLPMA; translated from the coding sequence ATGAAGCAACTGATGGCGCTGCTGGCGCTTTTGAGCATCCACACTCACGCCCAAGCCGACATGTTTGCCGTCTTCCGCAACGAAGACGGCAGTACCCGCTGGCAATACGTCGCCAACACCTCTGCCGGTATACTGATCATTACCCTGGCCATAGTGCTCGGCTTCCTGGTGCGCGCCCACCTGCGCGCCCTGCGCTACAACCGCGCGCTCAAGGACATGAAAGCCACCCTGGAAGAGCGCGTGGTTGAACGCACAGCGCAATTGCAGCAAAGCAATGAAAACCTGCACCAGCGCGAGGCCTATATCACCGGTATTGTGGACTCCATGCCGGTGATGCTGATCGGTTTAAACAAACAACTGGAAATTACCCAATGGAACCGGGTGGCCGAATCCATTACCGGACGCCCGATTGCCGATGTACTGGGGCAAAACCTGTGGAAGGCCTACTCAGCCATCACCCTGACACCCGAGCAGGTGCAGCAGGTGCTGGCCACCAAACAAACCCTGCAACTCAAACACCACCAGCGCGGCCAATACAGTTTTGATATCACCGTCTACGCCCTGGGTGAGGATAACGAAACCGGTATTGTGATCCTGGTCTCCGACGTCACCAAACAAGTGAATGCGGAAACCAAACTGGCGGAGCGCGATAAGGTATCGGCCATGGGTGAATTGGCATCGGCCATGGCCTATGACATCAGCCTGCCAATCAACAATATTTTTTCGCGCGTCTCCAGCGCGCGCCAGGAAATCGAAGCCGCCGACCTTGGCGAAGTGAAGGAGTTTTTATTGCAGGAAGTGGAAACTGTCCGCCAAAGCGCGCACCAGGCTACTGCCATTGCACACAACCTGCTGGACCTGGCGCGCGCGCATCGCGACAGCAAACAACCTGCTGCTATTGCGCCTATCATGGATCATGCCATTGAACTGGCAGGTAACCTGTTTACCGATAGCAATGGCCTGAGCTTCAAAGACATCAACATCCATCGCCAATACGCGGATAAGCTGCCGTTAATCCCCTGCTTTCCCGCTGAATTGCAGCAGGTTTTTGTGCGCGTGATGCGCAGCGCGTTTTACGCACTCAATGCCTATGCCCAGCGCGACACCTTTGAGCCGGTCATCGACCTGGAAATCAGTGAGTTCTACGAAACCCTGTGGATCAAGATTCACCACAACGGTAAGTGTTTGAGCGCAGAAGAGCAGTTGGATATTTTCCAACCCTATTTTTCACTCACCAACCATTCATCACACACTTACCCGGCAGAACAGCGTTTGTCCTACTCCTACTTCATCATTACCGAACACCATCGCGGCCAGATGGCGGTGACCTCCACCGAGGAAAACGGCACCAGCTTCCATATCCAGTTGCCGATGGCGTAA
- a CDS encoding carbohydrate-binding protein, with protein MFSKLKTIAAKYMFTVATVSALAAGNVQAATVDLLVLYDTYSKNYFGGDPQTAMNNWVNQMNAAYRDSQIDVQLRLVGVRENNLAGADMGAVLGNLRVNANAIALRDQLGADFVSQLHERGACGVGYVAVDRNWAWNVTGPGCGPMVMAHELGHNMGLNHSRKQGDTSGARFRYGVGYGVQNVFVDIMAYEGVFNTTRVNRFSNPNLTCRGLPCGLPVGHAEEAYAALAIHNVRDEIAAFRPTAGSSGPVQVSQHCNYEGYTVGLPVGQYTLSQLQARGILNDDVSSVRVQSGYSVTLYQHDNFTGNSLVRTSNDSCLVSAGFNDAASSIIVSTTGSSFNLLIQAENYFSSNGVQLENTTDTGGGQNVGWIDTNDWMAYSGITIPTSGTYTVEYRVASQSGGGRLSLDLNGGSIVLGELAVPSTGGWQNWTTISHTVNINAGTYNLGVFAKAGGWNLNWIRIRR; from the coding sequence ATGTTCAGCAAGCTAAAAACCATAGCGGCAAAATACATGTTTACGGTGGCGACAGTCAGTGCACTGGCTGCTGGTAACGTCCAGGCGGCAACCGTGGATCTATTGGTTCTCTACGATACCTATTCAAAAAATTATTTTGGCGGTGATCCGCAGACAGCGATGAATAACTGGGTTAACCAGATGAACGCCGCGTATCGCGATAGCCAGATTGATGTGCAGCTGCGGCTGGTTGGGGTGCGTGAAAATAATCTGGCTGGGGCGGATATGGGGGCGGTCCTGGGCAACCTGCGGGTTAATGCCAATGCGATTGCGCTGCGCGATCAATTGGGGGCCGACTTTGTATCCCAGTTGCATGAAAGGGGGGCTTGCGGTGTGGGCTATGTCGCCGTTGACCGGAACTGGGCCTGGAACGTTACCGGGCCCGGTTGTGGTCCGATGGTGATGGCTCATGAACTGGGTCACAACATGGGTTTGAACCACTCGCGCAAACAGGGTGATACCAGCGGTGCCCGTTTCCGCTACGGGGTTGGTTATGGTGTGCAGAATGTGTTTGTGGACATCATGGCCTATGAGGGCGTGTTCAATACCACGCGTGTCAATCGTTTCTCCAACCCCAACCTCACTTGTCGCGGATTGCCCTGCGGGCTTCCGGTCGGCCATGCGGAGGAAGCTTATGCCGCCCTGGCTATTCACAATGTGCGCGATGAAATAGCCGCATTCCGTCCCACGGCTGGTTCATCCGGGCCGGTACAGGTTTCGCAGCATTGCAATTACGAGGGCTATACCGTTGGTTTACCCGTCGGGCAATATACCCTCAGCCAATTACAGGCGCGCGGCATTCTGAATGATGATGTGTCCTCGGTGCGGGTGCAAAGCGGTTACAGCGTCACCCTGTACCAGCATGATAATTTCACCGGCAATTCCCTGGTCAGGACCAGCAACGATAGCTGCCTGGTAAGTGCAGGTTTTAACGATGCGGCGTCATCCATCATCGTTTCTACCACGGGCAGCAGTTTTAATTTGTTGATCCAGGCGGAAAATTATTTTTCCAGCAATGGTGTCCAGTTAGAAAATACGACGGATACCGGCGGCGGTCAAAATGTGGGTTGGATTGATACCAATGATTGGATGGCCTATAGCGGTATCACTATTCCAACCTCAGGTACCTATACCGTTGAATACCGGGTTGCCAGCCAGAGTGGCGGCGGCCGTTTATCACTGGATTTAAATGGCGGCAGTATTGTGCTGGGTGAACTGGCAGTGCCGTCCACTGGCGGTTGGCAAAACTGGACGACTATTTCGCACACCGTGAATATCAATGCAGGTACTTACAACCTGGGTGTATTTGCCAAGGCAGGTGGCTGGAATCTTAACTGGATTCGCATCAGGCGCTAG